The following proteins come from a genomic window of Frankia casuarinae:
- a CDS encoding aromatic/alkene monooxygenase hydroxylase subunit beta yields the protein MTTSPTARPLRTWSVFDGARRKPNEYETVTGHFHYHFGRQPAPFDLDPNSPINRWYLRYREGSPLRGVDWEEFRDPAQLNYRRYIALQHDREIYAEGVVDHFEALDADAGLDPVWVGVLARLYLPARYLFHVLQITSLYVGQLGPSAYVSNAAFFQAADELRALQWIAYRAKALSLVHGADLADSRVTRRFWEDDPAWQPAREALERLLVAYDWAEAFTALNLVVKPALDTLLKTALADLADANGDGLTAQLLRESGVDGARSRAWSAALARHAIAGRPDNAAVLAAWEENWRPRAEKAVAGLAALFDNAPNPASPAEVATTVAATTAAFRASWTGTADPA from the coding sequence ATGACCACCTCCCCCACGGCGAGGCCTCTGCGCACCTGGAGTGTGTTCGACGGGGCCCGCCGCAAGCCCAACGAGTACGAGACCGTCACCGGCCACTTCCACTACCACTTCGGGCGGCAGCCGGCCCCGTTCGACCTTGATCCCAACAGTCCGATCAACCGGTGGTACCTGCGCTACCGCGAGGGCTCGCCGCTGCGGGGCGTGGACTGGGAGGAGTTCCGCGACCCCGCCCAGCTCAACTACCGCCGCTACATCGCCCTGCAGCACGACCGGGAGATCTACGCCGAAGGTGTCGTCGACCACTTCGAGGCCCTCGATGCGGATGCCGGCCTGGACCCGGTCTGGGTGGGCGTCCTCGCGCGGCTTTACCTGCCCGCCCGCTACCTGTTCCACGTGCTGCAGATCACCAGCCTGTACGTCGGCCAACTCGGACCCAGCGCCTACGTCAGCAACGCCGCGTTCTTCCAGGCCGCCGACGAACTGCGCGCTCTGCAGTGGATCGCCTACCGGGCCAAGGCGCTGTCGTTGGTCCACGGCGCCGACCTCGCCGACAGCCGGGTCACCCGACGGTTCTGGGAAGACGACCCGGCCTGGCAACCCGCCCGAGAGGCGCTGGAGCGGTTGCTGGTCGCCTACGACTGGGCGGAGGCCTTCACGGCACTGAACCTCGTCGTCAAGCCGGCGCTCGACACCCTGCTCAAGACCGCCCTCGCCGATCTCGCGGACGCCAACGGCGACGGCCTGACCGCCCAGCTGCTGCGCGAGTCCGGCGTCGACGGCGCCCGCAGCCGGGCGTGGAGCGCGGCCCTGGCCCGCCACGCCATCGCCGGACGCCCCGACAACGCCGCGGTTCTCGCCGCCTGGGAAGAAAACTGGCGCCCCCGCGCGGAGAAGGCCGTCGCGGGCTTGGCGGCCCTGTTCGACAATGCCCCGAACCCGGCCAGCCCGGCCGAGGTCGCCACCACCGTCGCCGCGACCACCGCGGCGTTCCGTGCCTCCTGGACCGGCACGGCGGATCCTGCCTGA
- a CDS encoding MarR family winged helix-turn-helix transcriptional regulator, translated as MRVRPPGTPEERHPGLDAKIVAALDRIGEALQVLARRLAEAHDLSPTQLRVLARIYAGPPPPARTSALARELDVADPTVSDAVAALRRKGLVGRQQDPADRRHYRLHLTADGQRTAHAVSRWTAPVEVATSRIPRPDGEHLLATLLDLLECLHAEHLISVTRACTTCRHFEPAPRHARPARHAQPTVHRCAFFDYRLGPSDIRVDCPEHLTQEEFARRGAAGGR; from the coding sequence GTGCGCGTGAGACCGCCCGGCACCCCCGAGGAACGCCACCCCGGACTCGACGCGAAGATCGTGGCCGCCCTCGACCGGATCGGCGAGGCCCTGCAGGTGCTCGCCCGCCGCCTGGCCGAGGCGCACGACCTGTCCCCCACCCAGCTTCGGGTCCTCGCCCGCATCTATGCGGGACCACCCCCGCCGGCCCGAACCAGCGCGCTGGCACGTGAACTCGACGTGGCCGACCCCACCGTCAGCGACGCCGTGGCGGCCCTGCGCCGCAAAGGGCTCGTAGGCCGCCAGCAGGACCCCGCCGACCGGCGTCACTACCGGCTACACCTCACCGCCGACGGCCAACGGACCGCGCACGCGGTCTCCCGGTGGACCGCCCCGGTCGAGGTAGCGACCTCCAGGATCCCCCGCCCGGACGGCGAGCACCTGCTCGCAACCCTCCTGGACCTGCTGGAATGCCTGCACGCCGAACATCTGATCAGCGTGACGCGCGCGTGCACCACCTGCCGGCACTTCGAACCCGCACCCCGCCACGCCCGACCCGCCCGCCACGCCCAACCCACTGTTCACCGCTGCGCGTTCTTCGACTACCGCCTCGGACCGTCCGACATCCGGGTCGACTGCCCGGAACACCTCACCCAGGAGGAGTTCGCCCGCCGCGGCGCCGCGGGCGGCCGGTAA
- a CDS encoding toluene-4-monooxygenase system B family protein, whose amino-acid sequence MALLPLSAVFEHDFVSLLVAVDDADTVEVVGQKIAHHVVGRRLPASDAPVGIRHNGQVLAREARIGEAGVGPLDHVEAFFDE is encoded by the coding sequence ATGGCTCTGCTGCCGCTGAGCGCGGTTTTCGAACACGACTTCGTGTCGCTGCTGGTGGCGGTGGACGACGCCGACACCGTCGAGGTCGTCGGCCAAAAGATCGCTCACCACGTTGTGGGCCGGCGTCTGCCGGCCAGCGACGCGCCGGTGGGGATCCGCCACAACGGTCAGGTGCTCGCCCGCGAGGCGCGCATCGGCGAGGCCGGCGTCGGCCCGCTCGACCATGTCGAAGCCTTCTTCGATGAGTAG
- a CDS encoding MmoB/DmpM family protein has protein sequence MTADSSRLVGPIVRGFDPDVVEALHAAIEKDNPDQTLVVEDRNGYVRINAPRFLRVTRTSLEEAAGRSVPLATLEPALAGFAGRMRYVSDDELVWYLDRKD, from the coding sequence ATGACCGCCGACTCCAGCCGCCTGGTAGGCCCCATCGTCCGCGGATTCGATCCGGACGTCGTCGAGGCACTGCACGCCGCGATCGAGAAGGACAACCCCGACCAGACGCTGGTCGTGGAGGACCGCAACGGCTACGTGCGCATCAACGCGCCCCGCTTCCTGCGGGTCACCCGCACCAGCCTGGAGGAGGCCGCCGGCCGGTCCGTCCCGCTCGCCACCCTCGAACCCGCCCTCGCCGGCTTTGCCGGGCGGATGCGGTACGTGAGCGACGACGAACTCGTCTGGTACCTGGACCGGAAGGACTGA
- a CDS encoding Rieske 2Fe-2S domain-containing protein, whose product MSSASAGGASAGGTTVAWTDVASLDEVWEGDVLEVTAGAEQVLLAHLPGGALRAYQAVCPHSRFPLVNGAVEDGVLTCAAHHWEFDLATGESLNPSDCRLYSFPVRADGERIIVGIPPDGRRHYHRCRGDATAAPTGRRFS is encoded by the coding sequence ATGAGTAGCGCGTCGGCGGGTGGTGCGTCGGCGGGTGGCACCACAGTGGCGTGGACCGACGTCGCCTCGCTGGACGAGGTGTGGGAAGGCGATGTGCTCGAGGTGACCGCGGGCGCCGAGCAGGTGCTGCTGGCACACCTGCCCGGCGGGGCGCTACGGGCGTACCAGGCGGTGTGCCCGCACTCGCGGTTCCCGCTGGTCAACGGCGCCGTCGAGGACGGGGTGCTCACCTGCGCCGCGCATCATTGGGAGTTCGACCTGGCGACCGGCGAGAGCCTCAACCCGAGCGACTGCCGGCTGTACAGCTTCCCGGTGCGCGCCGACGGCGAGCGGATCATTGTCGGGATCCCACCCGACGGCCGACGTCACTACCACCGCTGCCGTGGCGATGCGACCGCGGCCCCGACGGGGAGACGATTTTCATGA
- a CDS encoding aromatic/alkene/methane monooxygenase hydroxylase/oxygenase subunit alpha — translation MPKLARSDWYDLARDTNWSFGYVSEQDVFPEELSGTGRVPAEGWLAWDEPYKITYREYVHNQVTKDTTTYSVKNAIARSALFEKLDPGWKSVILAHYGAITMPEYLASIGEARMGRFGRAAAWRNTATFGTLDEVRHGQIQAFFPYGLIGKEPRADWALKAFHTNDWIVLAVRQLFDDMFVANDALSIALQLTFTLETGFTNLQFLGMAADAIKVGDLEFGSLISSIQTDEARHAQQGEPTIKILAEGGHKDWGQFLIDHMFWRSWRVFALLTGLSMDYYTPLEHRTMSFKEFIEEWVIKQFSDQFRDFGLEYPWYWEEFVNELTWYHHAIHLGVWNWRPTVWWNPDAGVSADERVWLEEKYPGWNRTFGKYWDAIGDNIRAGKVEATFPETLPLVCNLCQLPIVRAAGVEAGALASAAPLRHTHGGRDYLFCSEPCKWIFARRPERFAGHRSLVDRFLAGEISPPDLGGVLAYMGLSPAEQGQDATGYAWAQAAAAGATGARAARR, via the coding sequence ATGCCGAAGCTTGCCCGCAGTGACTGGTACGACCTTGCCCGCGACACCAACTGGTCGTTTGGCTATGTGTCCGAGCAGGACGTCTTCCCAGAGGAGCTGTCGGGGACGGGCCGGGTCCCAGCCGAGGGGTGGCTGGCCTGGGACGAGCCATACAAGATCACTTATCGGGAGTACGTGCACAACCAGGTGACGAAGGACACCACGACGTACTCGGTCAAGAACGCGATCGCCCGCTCGGCGCTGTTCGAGAAGCTCGACCCGGGATGGAAGTCGGTGATCCTGGCGCACTACGGCGCGATCACGATGCCGGAGTACCTCGCCTCCATCGGTGAGGCGCGGATGGGCCGGTTCGGGCGGGCGGCGGCGTGGCGCAATACGGCGACGTTCGGCACGCTCGACGAGGTCCGGCACGGCCAGATCCAGGCGTTCTTCCCCTATGGGTTGATCGGGAAGGAGCCGCGGGCCGACTGGGCGCTCAAGGCGTTCCACACGAACGACTGGATCGTGCTCGCGGTCCGGCAGCTGTTCGACGACATGTTCGTCGCCAACGACGCGCTGTCGATCGCGCTGCAGCTCACCTTCACCCTTGAGACCGGTTTCACGAACCTGCAGTTCCTCGGCATGGCGGCCGACGCGATCAAGGTGGGCGACCTGGAGTTCGGATCGCTGATCTCCAGTATCCAGACGGACGAGGCCCGCCATGCCCAGCAGGGCGAGCCGACCATCAAGATCCTTGCCGAGGGCGGCCACAAGGACTGGGGCCAGTTCCTCATCGATCACATGTTCTGGCGGTCATGGCGGGTGTTCGCGCTGCTGACCGGCCTGTCGATGGACTACTACACCCCGCTCGAGCATCGGACGATGTCGTTCAAGGAATTCATCGAAGAGTGGGTGATCAAGCAGTTCTCCGACCAGTTCCGGGACTTTGGCCTGGAGTATCCGTGGTACTGGGAGGAGTTCGTCAACGAACTCACCTGGTACCACCACGCGATTCACCTCGGGGTGTGGAACTGGCGGCCGACGGTCTGGTGGAACCCGGACGCCGGCGTCTCGGCGGACGAGCGGGTGTGGCTGGAGGAGAAGTACCCGGGCTGGAACCGCACGTTCGGCAAGTACTGGGATGCCATCGGCGACAACATCCGCGCGGGGAAGGTCGAGGCCACCTTCCCGGAGACGCTGCCGTTGGTGTGCAATCTGTGCCAGCTGCCGATCGTGCGGGCCGCCGGCGTGGAGGCCGGCGCGCTGGCCTCGGCCGCTCCGCTGCGCCACACCCACGGGGGCCGTGACTACCTGTTCTGCTCGGAACCCTGCAAGTGGATCTTCGCGCGGCGTCCGGAGCGGTTCGCCGGGCACCGGTCGCTGGTGGACCGGTTCCTCGCCGGCGAGATCAGCCCGCCCGACCTCGGCGGCGTGCTCGCCTACATGGGGCTGTCGCCGGCCGAGCAGGGACAGGATGCCACCGGCTACGCCTGGGCGCAGGCCGCGGCGGCGGGCGCAACCGGCGCCAGGGCGGCACGGCGATGA